The Euleptes europaea isolate rEulEur1 chromosome 19, rEulEur1.hap1, whole genome shotgun sequence genome includes a window with the following:
- the CALML6 gene encoding calmodulin-like protein 6, which produces MTEVLTPEQITEYKGIFEMFDEEGNGLVKTEDLERLMSLIGINPTKRELATMAKEVDKDGKGTLNCDAFLVLMGIYHEKSKNQDEELRAAFKVFDKEHKGYIEWDTLKYVLMNAGEPLNEQEAELMMKEADKDGDGTIDYEEFVAMMTGESFKLTQ; this is translated from the exons ATG ACGGAGGTACTGACGCCGGAGCAGATCACGGAGTACAAGGGCATCTTCGAGATGTTCGACGAAGAAGGGAACGGCTTAGTGAAAACAGAAGATCTAGAGAGATTAATGAGCTTGATTGGAATCAACCCTACCAAGAGAGAGCTGGCGACGATGGCCAAGGAGGTAGACAAAGACG GTAAAGGTACTCTTAACTGTGATGCGTTCCTGGTCCTGATGGGTATTTACCACGAAAAGTCCAAAAACCAGGACGAAGAGCTCAGAGCAGCCTTCAAGGTCTTTGACAAGGAGCACAAAGGCTACATTGAGTGGGACACGCTCAA GTACGTGTTGATGAACGCTGGCGAGCCGCTCAACGAACAGGAAGCTGAACTGATGATGAAGGAAGCTGACAAGGACGGAGACGGAACCATTGACTACGAAG